Within Wyeomyia smithii strain HCP4-BCI-WySm-NY-G18 chromosome 2, ASM2978416v1, whole genome shotgun sequence, the genomic segment atagaaaaatgtatggctggttcaaattgatacatagagtaattagttatgagaacgtggcttataaacagtctctatacacatagtggcgtctccaggtagtttaaaaacggaaaacgttaggacatgaagtttgagaagacttttcgtttcaattattgtgtgtcattgacaactgtattttccattggagatctcaaaacctctggaaacgtacccacaaccctccttcttcgctttaaaagtcatcagtttggagtataaaattttgttacattccataagtaatatcaatcattgaaaatttaaatctaacaattgagaacagtaagcttcttaaacttttagtcattatttcaaagaataccatagctagacatcataccttatgctgtggggaaaaaaaacataccctatgtaaacaatgcatatgttttggtgtatactgatataattttgtcgtgaatgtgaattccgcacactgtgccgttcaatatagcttggcataatctcaccccaaaagggctcgaaaagtgtacagtttggagaaacattattttctgagccggcacaggttcaatgcataatattttctcaacacattggagacgacatcctaatgtaccaactgagcagtaagttgatgtgatttcttgatcgggttggttttcctgggacatttttggataacgttatttgcgcatgtttttcaccctgtactttgaaacattcgaaacagttcactgatattatctatattccattttaagttgtgaataaatatgtcatgtttcattaagtattgaatttgaggtattaggttttggaaatctcaagtaatttaacatacaaacatttcccgttttggctcaatctcacccccgtggcttaatctcaccccggcagacggtataataaaatttgctttgtccgtcattactgatttttttgcGTACCCCTTAAAGGCTTTCacgtacgcgtaccccaggttgaaaaTCGCTGCCGTAAgtgaatctgattttttttcactacttaTATCAAGCAAGCACATAGAGGTAGATAAATGAAAACAAGCAAAAGTGTACCATACGATAAAAGATTGGAAATGACATTTTCGTAACAGATGATACAATCATTGTTTTACCGATTGCTGAGCGATTAGTATTGAGAAttgttgttcttttttttcattccgTACTGTGATAAGCTGTCAACTACAGCCAGCTGCACTGAACTTAAAGTCACAGTTTTTGGTTCATATCGAGCCAGAATGAATCAAGGGCTTTAAAGCCTCAAACCAGAGCTCAATATTTCGGTTCCAATTGTTGAATCATATGTAAACTACTTATAGGATATTGATAAGTGTAAGCGATGTTAAGGTTTAACAACTTTATTGAACCGGTGCTAGAGTTGGTAGGCTGGGTACGCCTCGCCCGGCAACTGTTCCGTACAATAACATCCGGCAGGAAAAGAGTCAAGTCCAAATTTTTTCAGCCCCATGCTTTCCTAGGTTACTCATGGTCAGTTTGTGGAAGATTAAACGTTCATTTAACATTTCTTAATGAAATTGTTCGCTCAAACAATTTGCTCAAACAAACTCATGTACGATTATTACATTGTGCCATTAGTGATAAACATaaaacttcactttttgagaacGGAAGCCCGAtgtaactgtgagttatacgtATTTCAGGATAGTTAATCCATAAGTCAACAATGTAACTTATGCGTAGGATTATTATGCAATATAGAAAAGCCCCTTAATTTGAAACGCtattatattattatcagaAATTACAATTTACGTTATTTAACATCCTGTTTGAAATTTTTACACTGATGTAATCTGCTGAATCCATTGTCTATATGGAACAATGCGTGTGTATCCGGATGGGGTTGTGTTCGCACAGCTGGATGTCATCAGAGATGCAATACCAGTCAGCATTGCGTTACCCCGGACGATAGTTACAAAACCGGCCCCGACGTCACCGTTACAGATATTGGATGACCCGACGGTGTCTTGACCACAGAATTGATTTGGAACTGTAATCTGGTAGTGCTGCTGGCAAAGGGTAACTGTTGTAACTCGCTGGTACGATCGCATCAAGTAGGGCGCTTGACCAGTTGctgtggaaaaaaaaatcaataaaaactggACCTCTTGTTATGATTCGAAAGTAAATTTACTTGTTGCGGTGgtaaaaccaaatccaacaatGGACCCTTCTTCATTCTCCAGTGGTAGTTGATTTGTTTCTGTTAAAGCTGGTAGCGAAATAGGAGCTATAGTTGATGAAAAAACAAGGGAATTAACCAGAGTAATGATACCAATATCATTGGCTCTAGTGGTAGGGTTGTAGTTTGGATGCGGAGTAGCTGAAGTCGTGGGTAGCATGCTCAGTGAAGTGAAAACGTTACTCCCAAGACCAATGTTCCAAGTTACAA encodes:
- the LOC129721238 gene encoding collagenase-like, whose protein sequence is MKQFALLAIFCTLGAQALPDRTPYIINGHQAPHQPYNAYVLYLNAANAGFFGGGSIISDRHIITAAQNIQGFVTWNIGLGSNVFTSLSMLPTTSATPHPNYNPTTRANDIGIITLVNSLVFSSTIAPISLPALTETNQLPLENEEGSIVGFGFTTATTTGQAPYLMRSYQRVTTVTLCQQHYQITVPNQFCGQDTVGSSNICNGDVGAGFVTIVRGNAMLTGIASLMTSSCANTTPSGYTRIVPYRQWIQQITSV